Proteins found in one Cyanobacteria bacterium FACHB-DQ100 genomic segment:
- the ssuE gene encoding NADPH-dependent FMN reductase produces the protein MSYVLAIAGSPSHPSRTYSLLEEASKQLESAAIETRILSVRDLPAEVLALGQYDSPALEEPKALLEKAAGIIIATPIYKASYTGVLKAFLDLLPQKALVGKIVLPIATGGTIAHLLSIEYALKPVLSELGARHFISTVYAVDKQIQRQADDTLQLEEELEERLDQSLQEFISAIQSTASTSQVLVHAS, from the coding sequence ATGTCTTATGTTTTAGCGATCGCAGGCAGCCCTTCTCATCCTTCAAGAACTTATAGCCTCTTAGAAGAGGCATCTAAACAGCTAGAATCGGCGGCGATTGAAACAAGGATTCTCTCGGTTCGGGATCTGCCTGCGGAAGTTCTGGCACTTGGACAGTACGACAGTCCAGCCTTGGAAGAACCAAAAGCGTTACTTGAGAAAGCAGCAGGCATTATTATCGCAACTCCGATTTACAAAGCTTCGTATACTGGTGTTCTCAAAGCATTTTTGGATCTGTTACCTCAAAAAGCTCTGGTCGGTAAGATTGTTCTGCCCATTGCGACTGGTGGCACGATTGCTCACTTGTTGTCGATCGAATATGCGCTCAAGCCCGTCTTGTCCGAACTCGGAGCACGTCACTTTATCAGCACAGTTTATGCTGTGGATAAGCAAATTCAGCGACAAGCCGATGATACGCTTCAACTTGAGGAAGAACTTGAGGAACGTCTAGACCAGTCTTTACAGGAGTTTATTTCCGCAATTCAAAGCACTGCATCTACGTCTCAGGTGCTGGTTCATGCGAGTTAA
- a CDS encoding alpha/beta fold hydrolase, whose translation MTTIEARALPTLEKLTWDWQGHSIQYTVMGAGQPLVLVHGFGASIGHWRKNIPVLAQAGYQVFAIDLLGFGGSAKPALDYTVDLWVELLRDFWAANIQQPAVFVGNSIGGLLCLMVLAHHPEIAAGGILLNPAGGLNHRPEELNPPLRLVMGTFSKLVGSKWFGQWMFNQVRQKHRIRNSLRQVYRDREAITDELVDLLHEPSCHPGAQQVFASVLMAPPGPKPTDLLPKIQVPLLVIWGEADPWTPIAGSKVYQSLVETHPIEFVSIPDTGHCPHDERPAVVNAAMIQWLDQHHSS comes from the coding sequence ATGACGACGATTGAAGCAAGAGCACTCCCAACGCTGGAAAAGCTGACTTGGGATTGGCAAGGGCACTCGATTCAGTATACGGTGATGGGCGCAGGTCAGCCTCTAGTTCTAGTGCATGGATTTGGGGCCTCGATCGGTCACTGGCGCAAAAATATTCCCGTTCTGGCACAAGCAGGTTATCAGGTCTTTGCGATCGATCTGCTTGGTTTTGGAGGTTCGGCAAAACCTGCTTTAGATTACACAGTCGATCTTTGGGTCGAATTGCTGCGGGATTTTTGGGCAGCGAATATTCAGCAGCCTGCGGTCTTTGTCGGTAACTCGATCGGGGGCTTGCTGTGCTTGATGGTATTGGCGCATCATCCAGAAATTGCAGCAGGTGGAATTTTACTTAATCCGGCAGGTGGATTGAATCACCGTCCAGAGGAACTGAATCCTCCCTTGCGATTGGTGATGGGTACATTCTCGAAGCTGGTTGGCTCTAAGTGGTTTGGGCAGTGGATGTTTAATCAGGTGCGGCAAAAACACCGGATTCGGAACAGTTTGAGACAGGTCTATCGCGATCGCGAAGCGATTACCGACGAACTGGTGGATTTACTGCATGAGCCTTCTTGTCATCCGGGCGCACAGCAAGTTTTTGCTTCGGTGCTGATGGCTCCGCCGGGGCCAAAACCGACAGACCTGCTTCCCAAGATTCAAGTGCCGCTTTTAGTAATTTGGGGAGAAGCTGATCCTTGGACACCGATCGCAGGTTCTAAAGTTTATCAATCGCTGGTAGAAACGCATCCGATCGAGTTTGTCTCGATTCCCGATACTGGACATTGCCCACACGACGAACGTCCGGCAGTGGTGAACGCAGCGATGATTCAGTGGCTCGATCAGCATCATTCAAGCTAA
- a CDS encoding SGNH/GDSL hydrolase family protein, with amino-acid sequence MIISPQLQQPQKIVQPINIVQPINQLYIFGDSLSDVGNVFRATGGQVPAAPYFQGRHSNGRVWVEELAAKLNLPNDRVENFAWGGATTGINGLNRVPGVLAQVETFVQSQPEIDPQALFVIWAGSNDYLFSTETPTASIKNLDRSLQSLLQAGAKRLLVANLPDLGKLPATRTTETSAKLTDFAITYNQDLKTTLDRLQKPDLTIAELDVFNLYQTAITDPQQFGFTNVTSACLGSSANCDRFLFWDGIHPTTAAHKVLGNLAFEQVQDAIGLR; translated from the coding sequence ATGATAATCTCGCCTCAGTTACAGCAACCCCAAAAAATCGTTCAACCCATCAATATCGTTCAACCCATCAATCAGCTTTATATCTTCGGAGATAGTCTTTCTGATGTTGGCAACGTGTTTCGTGCAACAGGCGGACAGGTACCAGCCGCGCCTTATTTCCAGGGGCGACACTCAAACGGTCGGGTCTGGGTAGAGGAGCTAGCAGCGAAGTTGAACTTACCGAACGATCGTGTAGAGAATTTTGCTTGGGGAGGTGCAACAACAGGCATCAACGGTCTCAATCGTGTTCCGGGTGTTCTGGCGCAAGTTGAAACCTTTGTGCAATCCCAGCCGGAGATCGATCCACAAGCGCTCTTTGTGATTTGGGCAGGTTCAAACGATTACCTTTTCAGCACCGAAACGCCGACAGCTTCGATCAAAAACCTCGATCGATCGCTGCAATCTCTCTTACAAGCCGGTGCAAAACGGCTTTTAGTGGCAAACTTACCGGATCTAGGGAAACTCCCTGCAACTCGCACAACTGAGACTTCGGCCAAATTAACCGACTTCGCCATCACGTACAATCAAGACCTAAAAACGACGCTTGATCGCTTACAAAAGCCTGACCTAACGATCGCAGAACTCGATGTGTTTAACCTCTACCAAACCGCCATCACAGACCCGCAGCAGTTCGGATTTACGAATGTTACATCGGCCTGCCTCGGCTCTTCTGCAAACTGCGATCGCTTTTTATTCTGGGATGGCATTCATCCCACAACTGCCGCTCATAAGGTGCTAGGGAATCTCGCGTTTGAACAGGTACAGGACGCGATCGGACTACGCTAA